A part of bacterium genomic DNA contains:
- a CDS encoding radical SAM protein translates to MAMLIWDITSRCNLSCIHCYNAEKYDGTRKDIGRELNIEEAKEAINKLQEAGFKQLLLIGGEPLIYPNLIQLVEFAKDKGLEVAITTNGTLLGEEMALTLINLEIKSLIVSIDGVSAETNDKIRGRGAFEKACKNLEKFTQLARAKGSKVLTGIGFVVTKKNLLEIEYLPEFGNSLGISGIDLQFLTLDGRAACNWQEVGYTVEEGLEATERIVLSHNNFSNLVVQVDCRPSFTDYIWKKHGVNLPMHPFAMRCKGSSYHYYMRADGQMHPCGPCDTKLADKAKEEGLFSFQSLNIKDSSVSEILNSPYFLSFFKYVNDPETYATNITCRDCEHNALCRPCPLLRKSEGTGLIDECEWSKRKIRELDKEMLVKTPRIKKETRWIKQEDRIWVFDMKKWDFTTFEGIGNEIWDEFKKNLPLNGLIEGLYPMYSENVDKRTFKKDVLDFIYDIKNKGYIEMV, encoded by the coding sequence ATGGCTATGCTGATTTGGGATATTACATCCCGATGTAATTTAAGCTGCATTCATTGTTATAATGCAGAGAAATATGATGGGACAAGGAAGGATATAGGAAGGGAGCTGAACATAGAAGAGGCTAAAGAAGCCATAAACAAATTGCAAGAGGCAGGATTTAAACAATTGCTTTTAATCGGAGGAGAACCACTGATTTACCCCAATCTGATACAATTGGTAGAATTTGCTAAAGACAAAGGGTTGGAGGTAGCAATAACCACAAATGGGACACTTCTTGGGGAAGAAATGGCTCTTACTCTAATCAATTTGGAAATAAAATCCTTAATTGTAAGTATTGACGGAGTAAGTGCTGAAACAAATGACAAGATAAGGGGTAGAGGGGCATTTGAGAAAGCCTGTAAGAACCTAGAGAAATTTACTCAATTAGCTAGAGCAAAAGGAAGCAAAGTTTTAACGGGGATAGGATTTGTGGTTACCAAAAAGAATCTTTTAGAAATTGAGTATTTACCTGAATTTGGCAATTCATTAGGAATTTCAGGGATTGACCTTCAATTTCTAACCCTTGATGGAAGAGCAGCTTGTAATTGGCAAGAGGTAGGCTATACAGTTGAGGAAGGATTGGAGGCTACCGAAAGGATAGTTTTATCTCATAACAATTTTTCAAACTTGGTCGTTCAGGTTGATTGCCGACCCTCATTTACTGATTATATTTGGAAAAAGCATGGAGTGAATTTACCAATGCATCCTTTTGCTATGCGTTGCAAAGGCTCTTCTTATCATTATTATATGAGGGCTGATGGCCAGATGCATCCCTGTGGACCCTGCGATACTAAATTGGCTGACAAAGCAAAAGAAGAAGGGTTATTTAGCTTTCAATCTTTAAATATCAAAGATTCCTCTGTTAGTGAAATTTTAAATTCCCCATATTTTCTTTCATTCTTTAAATATGTAAATGATCCCGAAACCTATGCAACAAATATTACCTGTAGGGATTGCGAGCATAATGCCCTTTGCCGTCCTTGTCCACTTTTAAGGAAATCAGAGGGGACAGGGTTAATTGATGAGTGCGAATGGTCTAAAAGAAAGATAAGAGAGCTTGATAAAGAGATGTTAGTCAAAACCCCAAGAATAAAGAAAGAGACCAGATGGATTAAGCAGGAAGATAGGATTTGGGTATTTGATATGAAGAAATGGGATTTTACGACCTTTGAAGGGATTGGAAATGAGATATGGGATGAGTTTAAAAAGAACCTTCCATTGAATGGGTTGATTGAAGGACTATACCCAATGTATTCAGAGAATGTTGATAAAAGAACATTCAAGAAAGATGTATTGGATTTTATCTACGACATAAAAAATAAAGGCTATATTGAGATGGTATAA